GCATCTCCAGCTCCCGTTGAATCTATCTGTCTAATCTTTATAGATAGAATTATATCATGCTTCCCATCAACACTTAAATATGTCCCCTTTGAACCTAAAGTAATAGTTACAACTTTGACTCCAAATTCATGTAATTTTTTAACCCCGGTATCTATATCTTTTTCTTTAGTTATTAATAGTAGCTCTTCATCACTTAATTTAGTAAAATCACTTTCTTTTAAGAATTTAATACAATCTTCTACAAAGCAAGCTAATTTATCTGGAGTTATTAATGCATCACGATAATTTGGGTCAAAAGATACATAGATATTATTAGTTTTTGCATAATCTAATAATTTATAATATGTGTTTTTTAATTCTCCATCTAAAAATCCTGTTGCTGAACCAAAATGAATAATATCTGAACCAGTTATTTTTGATAAATCAATATTATCAAAGGAATAAGCTCCATCGCTACCTCTTAAAAAGTCAAAGTTACGCTCCCCATTCTCATCAATTCCCACCAAAGCAATAGTTGTACTTCCATCTTCCACTGTCATTTCAGTGTTTATTTTAAGAGTTTTTAATAACTCAATTAGGTGTTTACCAAAAAAATCATTTCCTACTTGACCTAAAAAATAAGCGTTTCCTTCTAATTTTGAAATACTTGCTGCAACATTAGCCGGTGCTCCTCCAGCTTTTTTTTCAAACTTTTCTCCGTCCTTTAAACCTTTATTGTCAACACAGACCATGTCAATTAAAAGTTCTCCGATACAAAAGATATTACTCTTCATAACTAACACTCCTTAAGTTCCACATGCTTAATTCCTTGATTTTTATTTCATAATCATTTTTTATTTGAATTTCTAATTGTTCTTCCTTAGGAAAGTACATTAAAGTCGTCACTTCTAACCCATCCTGATAATATATTTCAATAACTGAACTATCAATAAACATATGTAATTTTAATTCTTCTTCAGCTTTTAATTTAAATTTTCGTATTCCTTTTCCACCTAAAGACATATTGGTTCTATCTATAATGAACACTTCTGCTTTCTTATCATAAGTCAATAATATATATTCATCATTAAACTTAAGTTTTATTTCCAGCTTGGCATCTTTAGTCATATCTAAGTTCAACATAATTTCTTTACCTTTAGAATTTAACTCTAAATTATATTCATCACATACATAATTTTCAATTTGCAATTCTTGAGTTTGTCTTAAACCTCCTAATTTATCAAAAGGCTTTTGATAAAGGACATTATCTTTATATTCTAATACCCGTGGCAAAGTTAATGAATAAATCCATCCTTTTTCAGAAGTTGGATACTCAGAATCCTTATCTGGCATTCCAATCCATCCAATTAATATGTTTTTATCTTCATATTTAAACACTTGTGGAGCATAAAAATCAAACCCCATATCTAATTCTTTAAATTCCGTATGGTTTCTAAGTTCCACCTTTTCTAGATCTAAATTCCCAATAACATAACCTGATTGATATATATTTTGATATTTAAATTCTTCACTTTCTAATCCTTGTGGTGAAAAAACAAATACATATTTATCCTCATATAGCTTTATCATATTAGGGCATTCCCACATGTATCCAAAATCATGCATGTTAGTCTTTAACTCACCAAGAAGCTTCCATTCTTTAGAATTTCTTGAGTTATAAATTAAAGCCTTACCCTTTAGTCCTTCTGTTTGAACTCCAAGAACCATATAATCCTGCTCATCCTTAACAAAAACATATGGATCTCTAAAATGAGCAGTATATCCGTCTGGCTGCTTTTGTATGATAACGCCTTCCTTCTCAAGAGTTCCATCTTTATGGTAGGTAGCAATACATTGATAAGATTCACGCTCATTATTAGAATTTCTTACATTCCCTGTATAATAAAGCTTAAGGTCATCACCTTTCACAACTCCGCAGCCTGAATAGCAACCATTCTTATCAAACCAATCTTCTGGTTTTAATACAACTTTAGGCCTTGTAAAATTAACAAAATCAGTCGTTGTAACTAGTGCCCAATGCTTTGTTTTATGCTCACATCCAAAAGGATTCCATTGATAAAATATATGGAATTTATTATCATAATAATTTAGTCCATTTGGATCATTGATTAGACCAAAGGGTGCTTCTATATGAAAATTATTTCTCCATATATTCTTCTCTTTAATGCTATAATAGTTATTTATTTCTTCATTTACTTCTTGATATGATTTTGGGTTTAGCATCCTCTTCCTCTTTTCTTATTTATTTAATCTCTCTTACACTCTCCCTTTCAATTAATTTTAAAGAGGTATCACCATTTTCCTCCAGCCCTTTTCCTTCAATCAAGTCTAGAATTCCTTGAGCTGATTTCATACCAATTAATTCATAATCAAAAGCTACCGTTGTAAGAGTTGGATATGAAACACTTCCTATATCATATCCACCAAAACCAGCAACTGAAATTTCATCTGGAACTTTAATTTTATTTTCATGTAAATATCTAAGTATTCCAAGGCATATATTATCTGTAGCACATACTATAGCTGTTGGATTATATTTCAATACTTCCTCGGCCTTATTATATGCACAAATAAATGAGAAATCTGTTTCTACAAATTGAACTTCACACTTAGAGTTATTTTCCTTTATTGCATCAACAAATCCATTTTTACGATCAACTCCAACTGCCTTATCCCATTCATTTACACCTAAAAATACTATGTTCTTATGACCTTTAGCTTTAAAATAGCTTCCCATTATTCTTCCTGCTTCGTAGTCATCTATTTTTATATAATTAATAAACTCATTTTTTTGCCCAGAAAATATCGTTGGAATTCTAAGTTTACTTGTTAATTCAATATGCTTTTTGGTAATTGCCATAGAATTAATAATTATCCCATCTACACCTTGCTGATTAAGGCTGTTTATATTAGCTAATTCCTTATCAAGATCTAATTCACTAATTAAGATAATACCTTGATAACCGTTTTCTTTTAATTTCTTATTAACTCCATTTAAGAACTTTCCAACTGTAACTGAATCAATTCTTGGTATTACAATACCTATTAATCCACTTTTTTTAGTTTTTAATCTTTTAGCAAAAAAATTAGTTTCAAATCCTGTCTTTTCAATTGCTTCTCTTATTTTCTTTGAATTTTCTTCACTTACATATCCATCATTTAAATATCTAGAAACACTACTCTTAGATACATTAGCCATATTAGCAATATCCTGAATTGTAACTTTTCGATCCATATTATCCTCCAAATAAATTAAGTTAATATTATTATATAACATTATTCAACGTTATTGAAAATAACTTACTTTATTCGAATAATAATCTTTATATAGCGAGATAGACTTAGTAATTATGCTAATTACTAAATCTATCTGTGTTTCCATATATAATTTTCTAATGGTGTTTATTCTTCAACTTTAAAGAAGAAGAAGGTTAAACAAAATGCTACTGCAAAGGCTATTGCATTTATTAAAATGTATGCAGGTAAGTTATTTACATACAAAAGCATACCTGGAAGTGCTGTAATTCCCATTCCTGTACCTGCTAATTGAAGCATTGCTGCAACCATTCCACCTACTGCTCCACCTGCACATCCAAAAGCAAATGGCTTTATGAATCTTAAATTAACACCAAATATTGCTGGTTCAGTAATTCCTAAAAATGCTGGGATTGCTGATGAAATGTATAATGAACGTTTCTTTTTATCCTTTGTCTTAAATGCTACTGCTAAAGCTGCTGCTCCTTGTGCTACAATACCACATGTTATTATTGCATTAAATGCATCTTTTCCTGTACTTGCTAATAATTCAACTTCTAAAGCGTTCAATGCATGGTGAACTCCAGTTACAACTATAAGTTGGTGAACTCCTCCAATTATTAATCCTCCAATTCCAAATGGAAGCCCCATGAAGGCCTTGATTGCTCCAAATATTAATTGTTCAGCATTATGCATGATTGGTCCAACTATTAATAATCCTAATATCATCGAAAATAATAACGTAATGAATGGTGTAACTATTAAATCTAATACATCTGGCACTACTTTCTTTAATGCCTTTTGAGTCTTAGCTGCAATAATTCCAAGTACTAATGCTGGTAATACGGATCCTTGATATCCTACAACTGGAATAGTTAATCCAAGTAAAGAAAGATATATTGGCTGAGCTGTTCCCCCTGCTACTGCATAAGCATTTGGTAAACTTGGTGATACAAGCATTAAACCTATTACTATACCTATAACTGGTGTTCCACCAAACTTTTTCATTGTTGACCATGCAACTAAAGCTGGTAAGAATGCAAAAGCTGTATCAGTTAATACTTGAGTGAAAAGCACGAAATTATCGCTCATTTGAACTCCCAAGTTTTGTAACAGCCCTCTTAATCCCATGAACAATCCTGTTGCAACTAATACTGGAATTATTGGTACAAATACATCACCAAAAGTTCTTGAAATCTTTTGAGCCATTGTCATTTGACTATAAACTTCTTCTTTGTTATTGCCTGTAACTAACTCTGAGTTTTGTCCAGCTATAACATCATAAACTTTATTTACGAATCCTGTTCCAAGGATTATTTGAAATTGTGCTGCTGCAAAAAACTGCCCCTTCACTCCATCTATATTTTCAATTGCTTTTTCGTCAACTTTACTTCTGTCATTAAGTATCAGTCTTAACCTAGTTGCGCAATGTTCCATTGATTTAATATTTTCTTTTCCACCAATGTGTTCTAAAATTTCTTTTGCTACTTGTTGTTCTTTCATAACATATCCTCCTATTTTTATTTTCAAATCGTTTTCATATTCTTATGATATCAGTTCCACATTTATATGTCAATATGTTTTATATTTTTTTATTTGATAATCACTTTATCTGTAACAGTCCTGTTTTAGCCATTCAATTTGTTCTTGTTCTGAATTTATTATATCTTTTCATTTGATGATACCAGTTCCACTTTTTTCTGTTTTGTATCAATTGCAGAAAGTAGACTGCATAAAAAAATACCATCAGCATTAAGCTAATGGTATAAAAAATTTAAATTATTTTAACGATTCATCTTTTGGATATAAACTATTTTAACTATCTTTTCCATCTCTCCATTTAGCGCTAATTGAACTACTTTATTGTTGTTTAACTCAAAAGTATATATGTTCAATCCATTTATATTACTATTATAATATGCTGTTGCACCTTTTTTTAAAGCATCTTTTCTCTCAGTTAAATATACTCTTCTAACTTCAGTTCTATCAATTTTTTGAGCAATTTTTCTTCTGCTTGCATTGTACACTTTTGTTACAGTAATATCACCATTAAACAATTCATATTCATAATCTATATACATAAGGTAACTTCCAACAAAAAATGCAGCAGCTACTATTGCTAATGCTATTGCTATTATAAGTGATGCAAATATGAGCATAAGTGCAATTACTCCAAAGGCAATTGCTAAATTTTTAAACATATTACTAATTCTTTTTGGTTTATCCGATGCAATAAATTGTTCTAAAACAACTTCCATTTTTCTGCCACCCCACTATACTATTATCGTTATAATAACTATTTTAAAGTATTTGAAAATATTTTCAAGTCTATTATTTAAGCTAAAATCTACGAATTTCAGTATTTTGTGAAATGTCACATTATTCTAGTAATATTTAATCTAAAATTTAAGATTTTTTCCAAATTTAAAATCAATAAATTTATGATAATTCAAATGCTCCAGTATATAATTGATAGTATTTACCTTTTTCTTCAATTAAATCATCATGATTTCCTCTTTCAATTATTCTACCTTGATCTAGTACCATAATTACATCAGAGTTTTTAATTGTTGAAAGTCTGTGGGCAATTACAAAAACTGTTCTTCCATTCATTAACTTATCCATACCATCTTGAACTATTTTTTCTGTTCTTGTATCTATACTTGATGTTGCTTCATCTAGTATTAATACAGGTGGATCTGCTATAGCAGCTCTTGCTATAGTTAATAATTGTCTTTGCCCTTGTGAAAGACTGCCTCCATCTCCAGTTAAGACTGTATCATATCCTTTTGGAAGATGCTTAATAAACTGATCTGCATTTGCTAACTTTGCTGCTGCATGTACTTCTTCATCTGTAGCATCAAGTTTACCATATCTAATGTTATCTGCAACCGTTCCTGTAAAAAGATGAGCATCTTGAAGTACTATTCCAAGTGAACTTCTTAAATCATCTTTTTTGATTTTGTTTATATTTATTCCATCATATCTAATCTTTCCATCTTGTATATCATAAAATCTATTTATTAAGTTTGTAATTGTAGTCTTACCAGCACCTGTTGCTCCAACAAAGGCAATCTTTTGTCCTGGTTTTGCATAAAGTTTTATGTTATGAAGTATGATTTTTTCATCATTATAACCAAAATCCACATCATCAAATACTACTTCTCCATTAAGCTTAGAGTATGTAGTTGTACCATCTTCATGAGGATGTTTCCATGCCCAGATTCCAGTACGTTTTTTAGCTTCAGTTAGGTTTCCATTTTCATCTTCGTTTGCATTAACTAAAGTTACATAGCCTTCATCCATTTCTTTCTTTTCATCAAGAAGAGTAAAGATACGTTCTGCTCCAGCTAAAGCCATTATTACAAAATTAAATTGTTGCGACATTTGATTTACGGTTTGGCTAAAGGTTCTTGTTAATTGTAAAAAGGTTGCAAGAGCGCCTAAAGTAAATCCCCAAAAACTATTTATAGCCAAAATTGATCCAACTATAGCAACTGAAACATAATTTATATATCCTATATTACCCATGATAGGCATTAAAACATTAGCATATTTATTTGCATTATTCGCGCTATTACAAAGTTCATCATTTAACTTATCAAAGTTAATTTTAGCTTCTTCTTCATGACAGAATACTTTAACAACTTTTTGTCCTTCCATCATTTCTTCTATATAACCATTAACTGCACCTAAATCCTTTTGTTGAAGTCCAAAGTATTTTCCACTTTTAGCACCAATAGTTTTAGTAACTTTAAACATTAATAATATAATTAATGCTTCAACTACAATTAGGGGTAAACTTAAACGAATCATAGCAATAAGTACGCCAATTACTGTTATAATTGCTGATAATAATTGAGGTACACCTTGGCTGATCATTTGTCTTAAGGCATCAGTATCATTTGTGTAGAGGCTCATTACATCTCCATGAGCATGTGTATCAAAGAATTTAACTGGCAATGCTTCCATATGTGAAAACATATCATCTCTTATCCTTTTAAGAGATCCTTGAGAAATATACATCATCATACGGCTATATGCATAGGTTGCTATAACACCAACATAATAAACAAACGCCATCATAGCCATCATTTCAAGTAATGGTCCAAAATCAGGAGAACTTTGTCCTAATAATGGTGTTATATACTTATCTATTAAGTCTTTTATAAAGGTTGTTCCATAAACATTAGCAAGAGAACTTATAATTATAGTTATTATTACCATACTAAATAAAAACTTGTATTCCTTTAGTATGTAAATCAGCAATCTTTTTAAAGTCTTTAAAGAATTTTTACTCATTTTAGCAGGTCCGTGTCCACCACGTCCACCTGGTCCACGAACTACTTTTGGCTTAGCATTATTTTGACTCATTATTATCAGCTCCCCTCACTTGAGATTCGTAGACTTCACGATATATAGCATTGTTTTTCAATAACTCATCATGAGATCCAAAGCCATCTATTTTACCATCATTTAATACTATAATTCTGTCTGCATCTTCCACTGAAGAAATACGTTGTGCAATAATAATCTTTGTAGTATCTGGAATTGTTTCTTTAAATGCCTTTCTAATTAAAGCATCCGTCTTAGTATCTACTGCACTTGTTGAATCATCTAAAATTAATATTTTAGGTTTCTTAAGAAGTGCTCTTGCTATACATAATCTTTGTTTTTGTCCTCCAGATACATTGCTTCCACCCTGTTCAATATAAGTATCATATTTATCAGGTAAAGTTTCTATAAATTCTTCAGCTTGTGCTTGTCTGCATGCTTCAATTATTTCGTCATCAGATGCATCTTTCTTTCCCCATCTTAAATTTTCTTTTATAGTTCCTGAAAATAATACATTCTTTTGTAATACCATTGAAACTTCATCTCTAAGAGTTTCAATATCATATTTTTTAACATCAATTCCACCAACTTCAACAGTTCCACTTGTTGTATCGTATAATCTTGGAATTAGTTGAACTAATGTAGATTTTGCACTACCCGTTCCTCCAATAATTCCTATAGTTTCACCTGAATTGATTTTTATATTAGCATCCTCCAATACACACTTATCTTTGTCTTTACTATACGAGAAACTTACGCCATTAAATGTGATTGCTCCATCTTTAACTTCATATATTGGATTTTCTGGATTAGTTAAATCACTTTTCTCATCTAATACTGCAATAATTCTTTCTGCAGATGATTTTGACATAATTACCATTACAAAAACAAAAGACATCATCATAAGGCTTATCATAATATTTGTTGTATAAGCAAACATACTCATAAGCTCACCAGTTGTCATTGAACTTCCAACAATCATTTTTGCTCCAAGCCATGAAAGAAGTAAAATACAACTATAAACTGCAAATTGCATAGCTGGTCCATTAATTATTATTAATTTTTCAGCTCTTATAAAAAAATTGTACAAAGTTTCAGAAGCTTTATAAAACTTATTTGTTTCATGTTCTTCTCTGACAAAAGCCTTTACAGTTCTAATAGCAGTTAAATTTTCTTGTACACTAGCATTCAAATCATCATACTTCTTAAAAACTTCCATAAAATATGGATGTGCTTTTGTCATTACAAAGTATAATACAAAACCTAAGAAAATAATTGCTCCCAAAAATACTAAAGCCAATCTTGCATTAATATAAAAACTCATTGCCATTGCAAAAATAAGCATAAATGGAGCTCTTACAAACATTCTTATTAACATTTGGAACGCATTTTGAACATTTGTTACATCTGTTGTAAGTCTTGTTATAAGTCCAGCTGTGGAATACTTGTCTATATTTGAAAATGCAAAATCTTGTATATTGTAATACATTCCTCTTCTCAAATTTCTAGCAAAACCAGTTGATGCACTTGCAGCAAATTTTCCTGATAAAACACCACATGCAAGGGATAGAAATGATGCACCGAGCATTATAGCTCCATAGATACATACATATTTCATATTACTTTTATTTACTCCATTATCAATTATCGATGCCATTAATACTGGAATAATTGTTTCCATTATTGCTTCTAATGCAACAAATAATGGTGTTAACATTGTGTCTCTTTTAAATTCAGCTATATAACTAGCTAATCTTTTTATCATAATAATCCTCCTTTTGTTAGGTTTCTAACTACTAGTTTAAAAAAATATCAATTATTCACTTATCTTATTAGAGAGTCTATCAAGCAAAGAAATAAACATATTCATTTCAGCTTCACTTAACTCATCCCTAAATGATTTTTCAAAATCTAAAATAAAATCATATACACTTTTTTGAATTCTTGCTCCCTTTTCTGTAATTATTAACTTTTTAAGTCGTGCATCTTCAGATACACTTACTCTTTCTATAAATCCATTTTTCTCCATAAGTTGTAATACGCTTGTTACTGATGAACGTCTAATATCAAGCTCTTCTTCTATATCCTTTTGAAATATATCTCTGTTCTTAGAATTATGGTTTATAAAACCAAGAATTCTCCCCTGAACCCCTGTAATTCCATATTTAGAAGCTTCTTTATCAATTGCTCTATGTATTCTTTTAGCTAATATATTTATTTTCTTTCCAAGGTGTACTTCTTTTTCCATACTCATTCTCCTATTAGTTTGTTAGGTTTCTAACTATTTTTATTCTATATTCAATATTAATTTTTGTCAACCTCCCTAAAATACGTGTATTTCACAGTAAACGATTCAAAATAATTAAGATCTAATTTTTTAATATAACAAAAAAACGTGCTGAAATCTATATGAAAACATTTCAACACGTCTTTTATTATTAAAATAATTTTTTTATATTTTTAGCATTAATATTTATTTTTCTTTATCTATTATGTACACTCCATTTTTGTCTACCTTGTAGCCATCTGGAGTTGTACAGTCTACATATAACTGACCTTCTTCATTAAAGGCATAATCAGAACCATTTATATGCATCCATCTAGGCTTATCTTTTACTCCATTTACTCTCATACAATCTGAATCTAAATAATATTTATGTCCATTGGAATCAGTATACCATGTATTCTCTAATGCATAGCCAGAGGCATTAAAAACATACCACTGACCGTTTATAGCTTTCCAGCCATTATCTGCTGTATAATAATATCCATTATCTACATCTGTGCAGTACCACCAGCCTACATTATTTTGATTCCAACCTAATTTAGTCTTATTTAGGCATTTTACTATTCCACTACATAAACCTTGAGATAATTTATTTTCATAGCTATCATCATTTAATAATCTATCTTCTTGTGGATTAGACATAAATCCCATTTCCACCAATACTACAGGTACCTTAGACCAATTAAAACCTGTCAAATCACTTCTTTGAACCACACCTTTATTATTCATACCTGCACTTGCAACTAAACTATCTAATATAGTTTGTCCATATTCTGCACTTACGCCACTAATACTTGATGCATATCCAACTGGTGCTGGAACAAGCATTGAGGCTCCAGTTATGTTTTGATTGTCAATTCCATCGCAATGTAATCTAATAACTAAATCCGCATTATTGTTATTTCCAACTTCTGCTCTCTCAATATTCCCTGGAGCTTCTGAATCCTGAGTCTTTGTCATTATTACAGTAAAGTTATTCTGCTCCAATAGAGCTTTTAACTTATTTGCAACTTTCAAGGTAACTGCATACTCTGGAACACCAGTTGCAACTCCTTGAGTTCCTCCACCATCTTTGATTTTGGTTATATTCGAATCTGGTGACTGAAGTTCATATCCGCTGTTTCCTCCAGCTCCATGTCCTGGATCTATAACTACTACCTTTTTTCCTGCTGCAAATGCTATCTGATTATTTGGAATTAATATTATAGATGTCAAAAAAACAGCTGTAAACAAAAAACATGCTATTAATCTTTTCATAAGTTCCCCTCCCCTAAGCAATTGAAGACTATACTATTAGATTATTTACTTTTGATACATAATCATTTTCAAAATACTTATATAAGCAAAATTTATCTAACTAAGGTATTCCCCATCTTTCATTATATATTTTACCACTGTAATAGTCTATCTATTTCATTCTCTTGTTCACTATCTATTGTAATGCTTTGTTTGTTATCTAAAGCTATTTCATCCTTTGCATTATCATCTTCTGTTGTATTTCTTACTGGTGAAGTAAGCATTGTGGCTCTCATTTTTTCAGCTATTAATATTGTTAAATATGCAGAAAAATCTAAGCCGAGTGACTTTGCTTCTTTTGATGCAAATTCTTTAATATGAGGTGCTAATGTAATCGTAGTTTTTATTTTTTTACACATTTTTGCTCTTACCTATTATGTCATAAGTTTTAACATTAATCATTTGAGCATCATCCAACACCTTATATTCATTTAAGTAATTTTTAAGTAATAAAGCCCCTCCACCAATAAAAACAAACCTAGAATATTTTGACTGCTCCGGAAATGCTTGCTTTACAGCATTTACTATTTCTCCTGCTCTTAGATTTAATATATTATCTATATCTTTTTCTACATTCACATCTCTACCTTCTACAAATATACTTTTATCTGCAATTATTTGCTCTGCTTTCATGCGATTAGAATAGTTTACCCCATACTTTGATAACTCCTGAAGCAGAACATCATAAGTCGAGTTCACCCCTAATGGATATGTTCTTCCTTCTTTAAACTGTCCATTGCTCATGTACGCAATATCTAAGGTACCACCGCCTATATCTACTACTAAAGTATCCCGTTCAACTAAAGATTTATCATATAGAAATAAGCCTGCTGATTGAGGAAATACAACTACTTTAGTAATTGTAAAACTCCTGCTTTCTCCATTGAGCTTCATAAACACTCTTCTATTTTCAAGAGCTTTTATTAAGGAACCTTTTTGTTCAGCAAAAAATTGTGCTGGAAGTCCAGTTACAACCCTGACATTATTATCTATAGTAGAAGTCATAGTAGCTGCTATAGCTGTATATAAGCAAATATGAAAAATAATGTCTTTATCTCTAGTTTGCTCAGTACTAGTAAACCCGTCATCATTACCAATTAAATATGTTTTGTTATTATACTCTACTGTATATTTTGCTGTTTCCAATTCATGTATCTTTTCTTTCACTGTAGACGAAAAAGAGCCTTCCATACTATGTCCAATAAAGTTAGTCGTATTATAACCTATATCTGCACTAATTCTCATTTTTTAATCCTCCTCTTTTTAATCAATTAGACTACTTTTTTATGGCGCTTATACCACTTTTTCCTTAAATATATTTATTTATAAAATAAGTGCACACTTTATATTCTTTTGTACGTCTTTCATACAGCCTTTGTACAAGCATCTCCTTACTTAGATAAACATTATGTCACGCATATTTGCATATATTGTATTGCTTGTCTATATTTTATATACAAACTCACCTATTCCTCTCACTCATTTGGATTAGAACCCAAAGGGATCTTACCATTTAATTTAGATAATTCAACTTCACTTATTGATTTCATCATATTAAATAGAATAAATTCAGTAATTGTCATACCTTGCTGCCGGGCCATTCGTTTTATAGCCTGCTTCTGTTCTGTTGTAACTCTAAGCATTATGGTTGCATCTTTCATAGCACTCTCCTCCTAATTTATATAATGTAATAACAATATATACATTAAATACAACTTATACATTATCACAACTTTTTTACATATTTTGTAAAATCATTGTTTAAATATTATTAAATTTATCGACTTCTTTCGTAATACTAAATTTAATACAAATAGTTTTAATTAATTTTCAATTTACAGCCTAGCCTCAAAAGTTAAACTAAACAAAAGTGGCTACGCCACGCTCACTCTTAATCACATTTTTACAAACCAAGTTCCTCTTAACCCTTGGTATAACTGCTTTTCAAAATTCAAAAGTTTTATCCTTTCCAGACAATAAAAAAAGAGATACCTAGCTAAAAGTATCT
The window above is part of the Clostridium saccharoperbutylacetonicum N1-4(HMT) genome. Proteins encoded here:
- a CDS encoding ABC transporter ATP-binding protein: MIKRLASYIAEFKRDTMLTPLFVALEAIMETIIPVLMASIIDNGVNKSNMKYVCIYGAIMLGASFLSLACGVLSGKFAASASTGFARNLRRGMYYNIQDFAFSNIDKYSTAGLITRLTTDVTNVQNAFQMLIRMFVRAPFMLIFAMAMSFYINARLALVFLGAIIFLGFVLYFVMTKAHPYFMEVFKKYDDLNASVQENLTAIRTVKAFVREEHETNKFYKASETLYNFFIRAEKLIIINGPAMQFAVYSCILLLSWLGAKMIVGSSMTTGELMSMFAYTTNIMISLMMMSFVFVMVIMSKSSAERIIAVLDEKSDLTNPENPIYEVKDGAITFNGVSFSYSKDKDKCVLEDANIKINSGETIGIIGGTGSAKSTLVQLIPRLYDTTSGTVEVGGIDVKKYDIETLRDEVSMVLQKNVLFSGTIKENLRWGKKDASDDEIIEACRQAQAEEFIETLPDKYDTYIEQGGSNVSGGQKQRLCIARALLKKPKILILDDSTSAVDTKTDALIRKAFKETIPDTTKIIIAQRISSVEDADRIIVLNDGKIDGFGSHDELLKNNAIYREVYESQVRGADNNESK
- a CDS encoding MarR family winged helix-turn-helix transcriptional regulator encodes the protein MEKEVHLGKKINILAKRIHRAIDKEASKYGITGVQGRILGFINHNSKNRDIFQKDIEEELDIRRSSVTSVLQLMEKNGFIERVSVSEDARLKKLIITEKGARIQKSVYDFILDFEKSFRDELSEAEMNMFISLLDRLSNKISE
- a CDS encoding N-acetylmuramoyl-L-alanine amidase family protein, with amino-acid sequence MKRLIACFLFTAVFLTSIILIPNNQIAFAAGKKVVVIDPGHGAGGNSGYELQSPDSNITKIKDGGGTQGVATGVPEYAVTLKVANKLKALLEQNNFTVIMTKTQDSEAPGNIERAEVGNNNNADLVIRLHCDGIDNQNITGASMLVPAPVGYASSISGVSAEYGQTILDSLVASAGMNNKGVVQRSDLTGFNWSKVPVVLVEMGFMSNPQEDRLLNDDSYENKLSQGLCSGIVKCLNKTKLGWNQNNVGWWYCTDVDNGYYYTADNGWKAINGQWYVFNASGYALENTWYTDSNGHKYYLDSDCMRVNGVKDKPRWMHINGSDYAFNEEGQLYVDCTTPDGYKVDKNGVYIIDKEK
- a CDS encoding ParM/StbA family protein; the encoded protein is MRISADIGYNTTNFIGHSMEGSFSSTVKEKIHELETAKYTVEYNNKTYLIGNDDGFTSTEQTRDKDIIFHICLYTAIAATMTSTIDNNVRVVTGLPAQFFAEQKGSLIKALENRRVFMKLNGESRSFTITKVVVFPQSAGLFLYDKSLVERDTLVVDIGGGTLDIAYMSNGQFKEGRTYPLGVNSTYDVLLQELSKYGVNYSNRMKAEQIIADKSIFVEGRDVNVEKDIDNILNLRAGEIVNAVKQAFPEQSKYSRFVFIGGGALLLKNYLNEYKVLDDAQMINVKTYDIIGKSKNV
- a CDS encoding plasmid mobilization protein, with amino-acid sequence MKDATIMLRVTTEQKQAIKRMARQQGMTITEFILFNMMKSISEVELSKLNGKIPLGSNPNE